The window CGCTACGATCAAGTGCGGAAGCAGCAGCTCTACCATCTGGCCGAGCACGAACAGGAAGCCTTCGACGACGACTTCCGCGTCCGCACCTGCGACATCGGCAGCTTCCTGCGGGGCGGCGAGGCGGAGCAGCGGCGCTTCGCCGCGGAGCTCGGTGCGGCTCTCGCCGAGATCGGCTTCGCGATCCTGGTGGGCCACGGCGCGGACCCAGCGCTGTACGACGACATGGAAGGGCTGACCGAGGAGCTCTTCACCCGCTTCCCCCTCGAAGAAAAGCTGCGCTTCCGCGCCCGGCGGCACGGCTCGGTCAATCAAGGCTACTTCCCCCTCCGGGAGACGAGCGACATCCATCCCGATCTCGTCGAGGGCTGGGTGTTCTGCCGGCGCGCCTTCGACCTGCCCGGCCGGAGGTCCGAGGCAGCGATCGACTCCTTCTGGCCCGATCCTGCCCACGAGGCGCGCTGCCGCCGGCTGGTCCAGGAGAACGAAAGGCTCATCCTCCCGGTGATGCAGAGCCTCCTGCTCTGGCTCGGGCACGACCCGCACCTCTACGACGAGCGC of the Candidatus Krumholzibacteriia bacterium genome contains:
- a CDS encoding 2-oxoglutarate and iron-dependent oxygenase domain-containing protein; translated protein: RYDQVRKQQLYHLAEHEQEAFDDDFRVRTCDIGSFLRGGEAEQRRFAAELGAALAEIGFAILVGHGADPALYDDMEGLTEELFTRFPLEEKLRFRARRHGSVNQGYFPLRETSDIHPDLVEGWVFCRRAFDLPGRRSEAAIDSFWPDPAHEARCRRLVQENERLILPVMQSLLLWLGHDPHLYDERLTRPNIGLRLNYYPPLGPGESESGGGRLLGHEDVGMFTFLPAPRVEGLQVLDRRSMKWVRLQAPRGSLILNTGDYVQRISNDILPSTTHRVGRPRTPALLSRPRVSFPMNVYVWEEAILSVLPGLPAPRYAPISALEFHTRSTSKFYGDDYAVTE